TCTATAAGGAATGGTCATGGAAGACTCTAACTTCAGATTGAAATGAATAGGTTCTAAACTTTGAAAGCCCGATTTAATGGAAGGATAATCGTCGAACAAATTGAAAAGTCGAATTCCTTTATAATCGATATTATCGTAAAAAGTATCCGCGCTTGATTTATCTCCACCCGCCTGACAGCCCATCCCCAGAGCCAAACAAAGCGAGAAAAGAATGTGTGCTTTCTTTATATTCATATCTATTAGCTTATCCTAACAGTTTCTTTCCAAGTGTGGACAGCATAGCGATCGCTACATAAAGTAGGCTTATATCAGGCTTATATTTCCGGCGCATTTGAAAAAAAATAAGCGGGACTCTATAAAAAGTTTCCGGCTGATTTTGGGCTCTCTTTAAAATAACAATTGTTATCCAATATAGTTCTTTTCGATTTGAGGTCTCAATCTATCTTTTGAGACTTCGATTTTGTCCATTCGAATTAGAACTATATTACAAAAACTGAAACTACCCATCTATCCCTTATGAGATGGATTAAAAATAACAAGTGTTTTGTATAATTTATTCTAGATTTTGTTCTAACTTGTAGAAGTGCCTACAAAATTGGTCTCGCTATCGGTGACTCCAAATTGCAAAGGGAATCCTTGACAGCTTAGTCAGAGTTTTGGATTCTCCCTGCCATGCCTCCAGACGCGATGGGAAGTCATAGTTACTACAATCCAGGACTTTGGTTCCAAATCTTATGGGCAATCACCCAATTCGGGACCGCACTTGGGATCCTGATGTCTCTAGGGCAGCTTGTTATGGAGAAAAAATCAGCTCTCAACAGGCTTTTGGCCCTGATTTTCCTAATTTTAGGCCTGATCCAGGGGAGCTTCCTACTCTTAGTTTCCGGCTTATACTCAGAATTTCCCAGGCTATCTCTCATACAATTCCCGCTTATAGCATCTGTAGGCCCTATCCTATTCGGGATCCACAATGTAAGCCAAGACCGAGACTCGGATGAAATCTCTTATTTAGGGTTGGAGAAAAAGCACCTAGTTTTACCTGGCCTAGTCTGGTTTGCCTATTTCTTGGGAGTCCTAGTTCTTCCCCAAAACTGGATCTTAGAAAAGATCTCACTTTTCTTGAGGGAAACCGGTTGGAACGAGGGAGAAATCCTACTTTCTTCTCCCATTCTAATCCTGATCTTTTATATTTTTCTGATCTTAAAAGGAAGTTCCGACCTACTTCGGTGGGAAGTTCTACAGGAAGAATGGACCGCGAGGATACTCGCATTCATGGTAATTTCCACATTCGTGAACCTTGGGTTCGGTGCGATTTATCTTTCCAGCAAGTCTCCAGTCTTCCTTCTCGCCTGCTCCGCTATGATGGGAGTCAGCCTTTGTCTTGCCTACTTGATCGGACACAAACGGCCTGCATTCTTCCAAGTACTCCAAGAAGTAAGTCAGGCTACCCGGCAAAAATACGCACGCTCCCTACTTTCCGGTGTGAACAGACATGCGCTCAAAGACAGCCTCACACAGCTTATGGAAAAGGAAAAATTATATAGGGATGAAAAATTAGGCCTGGCAGATCTCGCAGACGAACTTGCACTTTCCACTCACCAAGTCTCGGAACTGATCAACCAAGAACTGGGAAAAAACTTCTCTGCGTTTGTGAATGACTATAGGATCAAAGAAGCATGCGAACTTCTACAAAAAGAACCGGATAGATCCATTCTGGACATAGCATTCGAAGTCGGATTCGCCACCAAGTCATCATTCCATAGAGCTTTCCAAAAACATACGGGTAAAACCCCTTCTGAATTCAGAGGAAGTTAATTCATTTGGGACCAAACTAAACAGCTTTTACGATTCGAATCGGTAAAAATTTATAGATTGAGACCGGATCCGCAGTTGCATTCGATCAATTGAGACGACTCTTTTCAAAAATTTTCGTAAGATATGGACAACCGAAAACAAATACGGAGGAAACCGATGATCGCCATTGCTGAAAGAGCGACCGCTCAGGTTCCAACCAAACTTTATACTAGATTGTCCCAAAAAGAAAAAAGTAAGAAGATCATGAAATGGATCCGATTCAGGGACAGAAAACTACGTGGTAAATTTGAATTTTTAAAACACCAAGACGAGTTAGGTCTTACGATCACTTTAGGTTCCGCCGCGGGTATGATACTATTCGCAGGACTTTATATCGTAGGGGTCATTCCTGCTTGGGTATGTATTGTTGCAAACGGAGTGCTTGCCTCCATTCTTCATGAGGTAGAACACGACTTAATCCATAATTTATATTATAAGGATAATCTAAAGATCCAGAACTTCATGTTTTGGATGGTTTGGATCTTTAGGGGGAATACCGTAAGTCCTTGGTACAGAAGAATGATCCATACTCTTCATCATAAAGTATCCGGTCATAAAGAAGATATTGAAGAACGTCTCATCGGGAACGGAATGAAATTCGGAATAAAACGTTTTATCACTATGATGGACGGGAATATGTCCTTCTTATTCCAATCACATATTTTGCGCAGAGAGGCTCCCAAATTCAAGAGAAGTGAGATCACTCGCTCCAGTTGGCCGTACCTCGTAATCTATTTTCACCTTTGGTACAATTTCCTATTCATTAATCTTTTCTATATCGGAAATGAATTATTGGGAAAACCTGTAGAAATTCCTGCTTGGTTGGACACTGTCCGCCATTTCTTGAATATTTCGGCGGTAGTTTATACGATCCCGAATTGGATCAGACAGACAAGCATCCAAATTGTTTCTTCTAATATGCATTATTATGGGGATGTAAAAGGACTGCATGATCAAACTCAAGTTTTGAATCGTTGGTTCTTATTTCCTCTTCATTTATTTTGCTTTAATTTTGGAAGTACTCACGGAATACACCACTTTGTAGTGAACCAACCTTTTTATCTCAGACAAGCGGTGGCACCTTTCGTTCACCCTGCGATGAAACGTTACGGTATCAGATTTAACGATTTCGGAAGTATTTTCAGGGCGAATCGTTTGGGTAAAGAACAAGTCTTAGCGGCTTAAATATAGACTCTACTTTGGTATTGGATTCGGGTGAAGATCCGAATCCTTCTTTTTTTTAGATTATTACAAATTATAGAAATCATTTATGGAGCAAAAGTAATTCCTTTCCGTTCCGAATAGGCATCCGAAATTAGTCCTGCCAGATGCAGGAAAACAGACTTAGGACCTATCTTGAATTCCAAGTTTCCCAAATTTTAATCAGCGGAAACGTACTATTTGCTCAGGTTCTTTCCTATTCCCCTTCCTTAATCACTTGGGGAAGGACATTATTCGCAGCAAGTCTATTGGGTTTCGTTCTTTGGTTTAGAAAAAGACCGTTCTTCTTCCCCACCAAAAAAGAAAATTGGATCTCCTTTTCATTAGGGGTCTTACTCGCATTTCATTGGGTAACTTTTTTTGCATCTGCCCAAGAAGCGACTATCGCGGTCGCGGTGCTTACATTATTCACTCATCCTGTTTGGACAGTTTTACTAGAACCTTTATTTTTTCCTTCTAAGATCAGAAGTTTGGATCTTGCTCTCGCAGTCCTCGTTCTATTCGGAATGTGGATACTCGTACCAAGTTTTGATCTAGAAAACAAATATCTTTTAGGCGTTGGACTTGGACTTGCTTCTTCCTGGGCGATGGCGTTTCGGAATATTCTCACTAAAAAGTATCTTTCCGGACATGGATCCACACAAGTCATGTTCCACCAAACCGCTGTTACTTGTTTTGTCTTAAGTCCTGTCTTACTTTTCGAAGATCTATTCGTCGGTCCTAAGGATTGGGGATTAGTGGTATTATTAGGAGTATTTTTCACGGCCGTTGGACATACATTCTATATCAAGTCCGTGTTTAGGATGAAGGTCAAAACCGCAGGATTATTATCCACGGTGCAACCCGTATATTCCGCTATCCTTGCTTGGGCAATCTTGCAAGAAGTTCCTAGAAAGGAAGAATTCATCGGAGGAGCAATGATCCTATTCGCTGCGGCCTTCGAATCATTTAGATTCAGAAAAAAGACGGAATAAAAAATGCTTTCTCTCGTAGACGGATCGGCCCCCTTCTTTTTAGAATCCAAAGAAAAACACCAAAATTGGTCCAAGGCACCTTTGGCGCATTTGGAGAAGTTTTCTCTACCTTCCAAGAAAAAACATAAACGTGTAAGAGAATCCTTTTCTAGATATACTAAAAGAATTTCCAAATTAGGATTTAATGCGATCAGCCTGGATGAACTCTGTTACCTTTCCGAAAGAGATTTTTATCCGGAAGATCTAAAACGTAAGATATCTTCTTATCGCAAAAAGTATAAAAAACTATTTAAGATCGCTTCCTCCCAAGACCTGAAGGTATTCATTACCAGCGATTTTTTCTCCGTTAATGATCCCATTTTGGAATATACGGATGGAAACCTGGATAAGATCACTCAACTTTTCAAAAAATCCTTAGAAGATCTGTTTTCCAGCTTTTCGGAAATTTCCGGAATAGTTTTGCGTATAGGAGAATCGGACGGAGTGGATGTAACCGGGGATTTTAGGAGCAAACTTCTTCTTAAAACCCCAAAGCAGGCAAACTCATTCTTAAAAGAGATCCTACCAATTTTTGAAAAACATAATAAAACGTTAATATTCAGGACTTGGACACTAGGAGCCTATGATATCGGAGATTTGATCTGGAATCCTAATACATATCGTAAGGTGTTTCAAAACATACAAAGTAAATCTCTGGTCATTTCTTTAAAATACGGAGAAGGTGATTTTTTCAGATATCTTCCGATCAATCCGTTATTCTTCGAAGATGATAAGCCAAAACTTCTAGAATTGCAAGCCAGAAGGGAATACGAGGGTTTCGGGGAATATCCTAGCTTTGTAGGCTGGATGTATGAAAGATACAGATCTGAACTTTTAGGAAAGGCGAATATTGCCGGGATCAGCGTCTGGACCCAAACAGGAGGCTGGTCATCTTTTAAAAATATCACATTTTTAAAACGTTCTTCTTATTGGAACGAACTGAATACATTCGTTTCCGTTCAATTATTCACAAGACCGGAAAGAAGTTTGGAAGAGATCCTTCTGAAATTCTACGGAAAAAAGAATGCGGATCTATTTTTGGAATTTTTAGAATTAAGCGAAGAATTGATCCTAAATCTTTTGTACGATCCCGGATTTGCTACACAAAATTTCTATCTGCATCGTGTTCGTATCCCACCTATTCTTCATATTACCTGGGACAAGATCACAGTTTCGGATCCTTTCCGATTCTTATATTCGATCTTAAATCCGGATCCGAAAAGATCCTTACAATTAGGAGAAGAAGCTTTCTCCAAACTCTCTCGTATGAAAAAGATTTCTGAAAAACTGGATCTTCCTTACGATTCTCAATTCCAGAAAAAAACGTTTAAGCTCATCCTAAATGCAAGAAAATTATTGTACTCCGAAAATCCCGCTTTGTTAGCCGAATCCAAAAGACTCGCAAAAGAATATCATAAGAAATACCCCAAAACTTTCCGCTTCCAATTCCAGGCATCCAAGTCTGAACCGTCTCGGTTCCTAGGATTTATCCTGAAATTATTTTTAAGGAACAGAAGTCGCTACAGGCTTAGAGACAAAATCTTATTTCATCCTATTTTGCGTAAGATCTACTATTTGGTATTTTTAGGGATCAAAAACAAACTCCCGGACTTTATCAACCGCCAGGGGATGCCTGTCCGAGAATTATTACAATGAAATCGGATTGACGAATCTAAGTTTAGGGTCGAAAATTTTACCATGGCTCGAATTTTCACAGTTACCTGTTCCATTTTCGCATTTTTCATAATATTCAACTGTTCTTCTACGGAAACAAAGGATTCTTCCGGATCTTCCAATAATGCCAGCGCAAGCTCATCCGGATCGGAAGGCGCAAACTCCTCTTCCAACAGATCTTTTAATCCCGACCAGGAAACGGAAGACGGTCGTTGTGAATCCGGAAACTGTGAAAATGGCACCGGCACCTATGTATATTCCACAGGAGACATCTATACGGGTGGATTCAGCAGCGGAATGAGAGAAGGTAAAGGCAAATTCGTCTACAAGAACGGAGACAAATTCGAAGGAATTTACGTGAACGACCTGAAAGAAGGAGACGGAATGTATTTCTGGTCGAACGGAACCGTGATCCGGGGAAATTTTGCAAAAGGGATCATTAAAGGTTCAGGAAAAGTTACGTTTACGGACGGAAGTGTTTTAGTGACCGAATTCACAGACTCCAGCAATTCGAATCCGGGACCGTATAGAAAGAAAGACGGAACGGAAACGGAATGTTATCTGCAAAATAAGGTTTTAGTATGTGTAAAACAAGAACCAGGGGCCGAACCTAAAACCGAACAATAGACTCAATCACCGGACCGGGACTTACGCGGTCGCGGCATTTTACATTTTAGATTATCCTAATATTCTCTTCTCAAAAAACTGTCACTCTCATTCGTCCGAATGAGAGTGATTTCCCATATTATTCCATTCTTTTGCCTGGCTCGGATCCACTCTCACCAAAGTATGAGTGATCTGGAACGGATCACTTGCCCAATTGGGCATAGTACGGATCTCAACAATTCTATACCAAATAGCGCCCGGTGCCACTTGGAATAAATGATTCACACAAAGGCATTTGAATTTAAAACCGAAACCGAATTCAGGCGGATTGACTGAATGAGGAGCCGCAAAGAAGTATAACTTGTCCTTTGTTTCGTTCTTATATACCAGAGCAAACTTGCGGGTTTCACCCGGACCCAAAACTAATTTTGAATCTTCTATCAAACTGGAAACAGGAGCCAGATCCAGATCCGAAACTGTATTCGTATCCCAAAGCTGAACCGGCCTCTGAGAAGCCAGTTCATAAATTTTCATTTCTCCCGGAAAACCTTTATAGATCCAATCTATACGAACAGGAACTCCTCCCTTTTTTCCGGATAGATTCAGAGAAAAAGAAGGATCCGAATTTTTTTCCTTTTCACAAGAAAGCGAAAGAGAGCTCAAAATGAAAAGGATCAGGTAAACTTTTCTGAACAAAGAGTTATTCCTGGACCAATTCCAAAGTAGCAAACTGGAAAACTTTTCCAGGGTTTTCGTTCTTTATAAAAAGTTTGTTTCCGGATTTACGAAGAAGTATCTGTTCTTGGAAAATTTTCTCTCCGTTCTCCCCGTCCTGGCTATTATTGCAGTCCCTTCCGCAACCGTTACAGTCGCCGCCGTAATAATCCTCGTTATACTCTCTTTGACTCATTTTTCGAACAAGACCGAATATACGGAGTTTTAAACCGTCAGGTTTGGCTTCTTTCACTTCATAATTTCCTAATGCATAGAAACTTTTAATGATCTGCTCCGATCCGTCTACCTCGGTGGTATTCCCTTCGAAGAAAAGACTTCCGTCGGATCTCAATCTCAAAGTCCAGTTAGAAGAGATAAGTCCGGATTCCGGAGCTTGTTCTTCCCCTGTGGTTCCTTCTGGATTGGTTTCGGTAGTTTGTGCCGACTGTTCCACATTCGTATTGGAAGAAGTAGGAATATCTCCGGTATATTCTCCTCCCACATAACTCCAGTTCAGGACATTGTCTACATTAGCCGCAGTGAATTGGAAAAAATTATTCTTTGCGATCTTCTTAACTTGCTCCATCGGATTCGGCAAGATCCAATCGTCTCCGTCTGAAAAACGAATCTCACTAATGACGAGTCCTTTATAATCTTTTCCGGTGTAGATGGAATCCACTTTGAGTTTTAATTTTTTGCCTTCGAAAGTTTTGGAGAATTGGATGGTTTGAGGACCCATGATATCCCCCACTTCTATCTTTTCCTCGAAGCCGTTATCACCTGTCAGAGTTGCTGTTTTTAATCTTCCGTTCGTTTGGCAATGCCTGTCGGATCTCTGGTAGCCGTTCCAAATCTTGATGGATTTTATTTTTTGAGTTTCCTTAAAGTCGAAATCTAAAGTCACACCCGGACCTTTTTTGTCGGAAGCCCAAGCATATTCATATCTAGAATCGAATAAGTTCATCACATCGTAAGAAAGATTCGGCTTAGCGGTTTCGGACGCGGTCACGGAAGCTTCTACGACCTTTGGTCCCTTCCATTTCATTTTGGAGCCTTTGTCGTCGTAAAAGTTCACCTTTTGAACGCATAAATTCGCGTTCCTATGAAAGTTAAAAGTGACCGAACGAGTGCTCTTGGGTGCGTCAAAAGAAACCACAGCAGTGGAACCGGTGGAAAGGTCCTGACTATATTCATCAAAATTAATATAGGCAGTGATGGGATCCGAAAAGTCGCCGTTACAGGATTCTACCTCTATCTTGGATAATAAGAACGTTTCGTCCGGATAAAAATGAAGTTTAACGAATTTGGCTCCCTCTTCCGGCCTCCATTTTTTGCCATCAAGGATCTCGAATGGAAGCCCGCTATCCATAGAAGTGGCCGTGATCATGGAAACAGGCAATTTTTTACCGCAGTGAAAAAAGAACAATGCTCCTAATAATAGAGTCGAATATTTGGCGAACATAAGAATGCCTCCGAGAAATTGCAGAAATCAGAAATATATTTCTGAAACCTGGGGAAAACGAAAAAATAGGCTCCAATTTGTTTTTTATTCCCCAACTGGAGATTTCCGGGATATTTGGGTCGTCTGAAAATATGATTGGCGAAACCGATCATGTCGCTCAATATCAACTAAGGGGAAAAGATGTCGATTCCGAGCAGATATTCTATAGCTATCCATATTCTTTCCCTGGTGGACCGGGATGGAGAAGAAGCAAGCTCTTCTCAAATTATGGCGGATAGTATTGGGACTAACCCGGTAGTAGTCCGAAACATTCTGGGAAAATTAAAAAAGGCGGGCCTTGTGGTTTCTAAACAAGGTGTAGCTGGGGCTAAACTTGCCAAATCCCCCGAGGAAATCCAACTTTTACAGATCTATAAGGCAGTGGAAACGGAGGCTCCTCTATTCTCTATCCATGACAAGCCGAACCCGAAATGCCCTGTGGGTAAAAAGATACAAACCACTTTGACCGGAATTTTCCAAGAGGCTCAATCGGCTCTCGAAGCGAAACTAGCCGAATTCCATCTTTCCGACGTGCTCTTCCAATTGGATTCCGAGAAGAAAAAGCGGGCGTAAAGTCCTTGCCTCAAAATAAAGGGTTCCTAATATCCTTTTCGTCGCTCATATCAATTCGCAAAACAATTGGAGAGAAGGATGAAAAAAATATTCAAACGGGTTTCGATCGGCCTAGGTGCAGTGCTTATCGCCTATTTGGGGGTCTATTACGCCACATTTCCCAAATACGAATTCCATCCAAAAGCGGACTTAACTCAAAGTTTCGATTCGTTTTATAAAACTAAATTAGAAGAAACTAAATCTCTTCATGGTAGACCAGGCTCGGAAGAAAGACTGATCCGATATTCTCCGGGTAAAACGGAATATGCAATTCTTTACATACATGGTTTCGGTGCTTCCCGCGCAGAAGGAGAAGAGACCGTCGATAAAATTTCGGCCTCTCTCAAAGCGAATACCTATTATCTAAGACTTCCAGGCCACGGAACAAACAACGAGGATCACAGAGACACACCGTTTACGGAATATCTCAGGGTGGCGGAGGAAAGTCTATTGATGATGGATAAATTAGGAAATCAAACTATACTAATGGGAACTAGTATGGGCGGCCTGATCTCCGTTTATCTTGCGGGAAAGTATCCGGATAAGATCAAAGACCTCGTATTATTCTCCCCATTTTTCGATTTTGCAGTTCCTTTGGCAAAAATATTCTTTTATCCGGGCGGAATGACTTTCGGCGAAACGATCCAAGGAAAGATCAGAAAGTCCCCTCCAAAAACTGCCGACGACGGTATGGGTGAACATTATTACGAGTATTGGTACAAGGATCAGTATTTATCCGCTATCCAACACGTAAGCAATGCGACTAAGTTCGTTCTTAGCCAACACAGTCTGGAAAAGATCAAAGTCCCTACTCTATTAGTATATTATTATAAAGATAAGGAACACCAGGACAAAACGGCCAGCGTGACTACAATGCTGAAATGTTTCGATAAGATCGGAGGAGATAATCCTAACCCTCTTAATACAAAAGTCCAGATAGAAGAAGGAAGCCATGTTCTAACTTCTAAACATGTATTCTCGGATAAAGTTAAGGTCCAAAAGGAAGTTTTGGACTTCTTACATAAAACCGGAGTAAAATAAAATGATCGCCTTCTTCCTTTCAAAGGGAAGAAGGCCTCCTCTCCGATCCCCATTCCATAGCGGATCTTAAAATTTCTTCCGCAAGTAAAGCGAGTCCCGGTCCCGATTTTTTTCGATAACAAAGATAAAACTTTCGTTCCGTATTCCATTCGTCGAATTTTATTTTTTTGAGCTTCGGGCCTATGGAATATTCGGATAAAAAACCGATCCCTAATCCAGCTTCTAAAGACTTGATAACCGACTCCACACTCCTAAGCTCCATTGCTATCTTAGGGCCGAACTCTTTTGAGAAAGATTTAATCCTCTTCTCCACTGCTTTTCTTAGAGCGGACCCCGGATGGAATAGTACGAAGGATTGTTTTTTCAGATCCTCTATTCGTATTTTCTTTTTTAGAAAAATAGGATGGTCTTTTGCTGCCACTGGAAAGATCCGATCCGAAAGAAATTCCAGAACGTTCAAACTTGACTCGTAGATTGGACCGGTCAAGATCCCTAGGTCCACTTCTCCCTTTAAAACCGCGTCCCTTGTTTCCCCTGCGTCTCCTTCTCTTACCGAAAGAGAGAGTCCCGGTCTTTTTTTCAGGATCTCTTTTAAGATCTGAGGCAGAATCCAAGCGGAAACAGTTCCGCCGGCGGAGATGGAATAATTTCCTTTTAGTTCATTCTCCTTGGAAAAACCGTCCTGTATCTCTTCCCATAATTCTTTCATCCTTATGGAATACTGGTAAAATCTTTCTCCTTCGTGAGTGAGCCTAACAGATCTTCCCCCTCTCTCCAGAACGCTCACCCCTAATTCCTTTTCTAAAAGATAGATCTGTCTAGAAAGCGCAGGCTGGGTTAAACCTAATCTAGAAGCTGCTTTTTGGAAGGTCCCGGATTCCGAAATTTCCAGAAAATAAACGATCTGTCTGAATTCCATATATACATATAACTTTTAGTTATATATTTTATAAAATCAATTTATTTGCATTATATTAGTAAATTTGATACCTTCTTTATCGAGAGGGAAATATGGGACAAACTCTATACGACAAAATTTGGGAAAGTCATCGGATCTCCGAAAATTCCGATTCGGAATCCATTTTATATGTGGATCGTCATATTCTTCACGAAGTGACTTCGGCCCAAGCGTTCGAAGGCTTAAGGAATAAGAATAGAAGCGTAAGAAGGACAGATCTAACGTTCGGAGTGGTGGACCATAATGTTTCCACGAGAGATCGTAAGAACAGAGATGCTGCAGGTCCCGTCTCCAGATTGCAGATAGACACTATGGAAAAAAACTGCAAAGACTTCGGCATCCGCTTATTTGGTCCGGAAGATCCCGATCAAGGAATAGTGCATGTATTGGGTCCTGAGTTGGGATTTACAGTCCCCGGTTCGATTATCGTATGCGGCGATTCTCATACTGCAACTCATGGGGCGTTCGGTGCATTGGCTTTCGGGATCGGGACTAGCGAAGTAGAGCATGTGCTTGCGACCCAAACTTTAAAGCAGGCCAAAACAAAATCCATGCTAGTACGTTTTATCGGCAAACCGGGTTTCGGGATCACTGCCAAAGACGTCATCTTAGAACTGATCTCTAAAATAGGGACCTCTGGTGGAAGAGGATTCACCATGGAATATAAAGGAGAATGGATCGAATCCCTTTCCATGGAAGGAAGAATGACTATTTGTAATATGAGTATAGAGGCGGGAGCAAGAGCAAGTTTGATCGCGCCTGATCGGATCACATTCGACTATTTGAAAGATAGAAGGCTGATCCCCAAAGGAAAAAGTTTCGATCAAGCGGTGGAATATTGGAAAACATTCTTCACTGATAAGGACGCCGTATATGATAAGCTTATCGAATTAGATATTTCTAAAATAGAACCTCAGGTTACTTGGGGAACAAATCCTTCACAATCGTTGTCTGTTGAAGATGTTATTCCAAACCCGGAAGAATTCGAAGATATGCGAGCTAAAGAAACCGCTTGGAATGCATTAGAATACATGGGTCTAAAACCTGGAACACGGATCTCCGAGATCAAAATTGATAAGGTATTCATAGGTTCCTGTACAAATTCCAGAATAGAAGACTTGAGATCCGCAGCAGAAGTCGCCAAAGGTAAAAAGGTCCACCCAGGAGTGCAAGCGTTAGTAGTACCAGGTTCCGGTTCCGTAAAACGTCAGGCGGAGTCCGAGGGTCTGGATAAAATTTTTAAAGAAGCTGGATTCGAATGGAGAGAACCGGGTTGCTCTCTTTGTCTCGCGATGAACGACGATGTGTTAAAACCGGGAGAAAGATGTGCCTCCACTTCTAATCGCAACTTTGAAGGAAGACAAGGAAGAGGAGGAAGAACTCATTTAGTCAGTCCCTCCATGGCAGCGGCGGCAGCAGTGACCGGAAAATTTTCAGACGTGAGGAAATTGGCATGAACTCTAAAATTTGGACGATACATACGGGAATTCCAGTCTCTATCCCAAGAGAGGATATTGATACGGACCAAATCCTTCCCAAACAATTCATGAAACTGATCGATAAGAAAGGTTTTGGAAAACATCTATTTCATGATTGGAGATATTCCGACTTGGAAGGAAACATTCCAAATCCTGAATTCATTTTAAATCGGGACGGATTTAAAGATTCAAGTGTTCTTATAGCTGGAAAAAATTTCGGCTGCGGATCCAGTAGAGAACATGCACCTTGGGCGCTTTCCGATTTTGGTTTCCGAGCGATTTTAGCCCCGTCTTTTGCGGATATATTCTCCATCAACTCGGCAAAGAACGGAATCGCGTTAGTTCGTTTGAGAGAAGAAGAGATCTCTTATCTAAACGAATGGGTTTCTAAAAATCCTGGGTATTCCATTCGGATCGATCTGGAAAATTTAGAAGTACAGGCGGGAGAGAAAAAGTTCTACTTTCATTTAGATCCCGCATCCATAAATCGGATACGAAACGGTTGGGACGATATTGATATTACCTTGAAAAATGCAAAAGAGATCCTGGATTTCGAACAAAAACGTAAAGCAGAAATGCCGTTTTTGGTAGTCTCTTGGGAAACTTCTCCTTAAAATTTTTGCGACGGTGCTCTGCACAATTGATCTGAAAAAACCTTTTATTAGCTGGAAAAGAATTCGGGGAAAATTAATATGTTCGTCATTCTTTCGCTTCTAAAGGAACCTAGAGTGAGTTTAACAGAGTCCATTCATGATAAGATCACATCGCCTATAGTTAAAATCCCGGATTCAGCCTTGAAAACCGGGATCTACGACTTAACAAAGGAAGAATTAGGTCGTAGGATTGAGCTAAGAGAGGGAGTGAGTTTAAGATATGTCACTCCTCCCAATAGGAGAAGATGGCTTTTAGATCGGATCTTACTCGGCTCCGATCTTACTTTTCTGTACGGATACTTCCGACAGATCATAATCGCAAGACAGAATGCTTTGAAAGGAAAGTTTTTCGATCCTCGTTGGATCGAATTATCGGGCGGTATCTTGGATTTGATCGAAGGTTGTGAGGGAAAATTCCAAATTGAAAATTTGGAAAATGTTGTCTCTCCTAAAGGACCAGTGGTTTTTGCAGGAAACCATATGAGTGTCCTCGAAACTTTCGTTTTTTCTTATTTTTTGG
This genomic stretch from Leptospira licerasiae serovar Varillal str. VAR 010 harbors:
- a CDS encoding discoidin domain-containing protein, with the translated sequence MFAKYSTLLLGALFFFHCGKKLPVSMITATSMDSGLPFEILDGKKWRPEEGAKFVKLHFYPDETFLLSKIEVESCNGDFSDPITAYINFDEYSQDLSTGSTAVVSFDAPKSTRSVTFNFHRNANLCVQKVNFYDDKGSKMKWKGPKVVEASVTASETAKPNLSYDVMNLFDSRYEYAWASDKKGPGVTLDFDFKETQKIKSIKIWNGYQRSDRHCQTNGRLKTATLTGDNGFEEKIEVGDIMGPQTIQFSKTFEGKKLKLKVDSIYTGKDYKGLVISEIRFSDGDDWILPNPMEQVKKIAKNNFFQFTAANVDNVLNWSYVGGEYTGDIPTSSNTNVEQSAQTTETNPEGTTGEEQAPESGLISSNWTLRLRSDGSLFFEGNTTEVDGSEQIIKSFYALGNYEVKEAKPDGLKLRIFGLVRKMSQREYNEDYYGGDCNGCGRDCNNSQDGENGEKIFQEQILLRKSGNKLFIKNENPGKVFQFATLELVQE
- a CDS encoding Rrf2 family transcriptional regulator codes for the protein MSIPSRYSIAIHILSLVDRDGEEASSSQIMADSIGTNPVVVRNILGKLKKAGLVVSKQGVAGAKLAKSPEEIQLLQIYKAVETEAPLFSIHDKPNPKCPVGKKIQTTLTGIFQEAQSALEAKLAEFHLSDVLFQLDSEKKKRA
- a CDS encoding alpha/beta hydrolase → MKKIFKRVSIGLGAVLIAYLGVYYATFPKYEFHPKADLTQSFDSFYKTKLEETKSLHGRPGSEERLIRYSPGKTEYAILYIHGFGASRAEGEETVDKISASLKANTYYLRLPGHGTNNEDHRDTPFTEYLRVAEESLLMMDKLGNQTILMGTSMGGLISVYLAGKYPDKIKDLVLFSPFFDFAVPLAKIFFYPGGMTFGETIQGKIRKSPPKTADDGMGEHYYEYWYKDQYLSAIQHVSNATKFVLSQHSLEKIKVPTLLVYYYKDKEHQDKTASVTTMLKCFDKIGGDNPNPLNTKVQIEEGSHVLTSKHVFSDKVKVQKEVLDFLHKTGVK
- a CDS encoding LysR family transcriptional regulator; its protein translation is MEFRQIVYFLEISESGTFQKAASRLGLTQPALSRQIYLLEKELGVSVLERGGRSVRLTHEGERFYQYSIRMKELWEEIQDGFSKENELKGNYSISAGGTVSAWILPQILKEILKKRPGLSLSVREGDAGETRDAVLKGEVDLGILTGPIYESSLNVLEFLSDRIFPVAAKDHPIFLKKKIRIEDLKKQSFVLFHPGSALRKAVEKRIKSFSKEFGPKIAMELRSVESVIKSLEAGLGIGFLSEYSIGPKLKKIKFDEWNTERKFYLCYRKKSGPGLALLAEEILRSAMEWGSERRPSSL
- the leuC gene encoding 3-isopropylmalate dehydratase large subunit, whose amino-acid sequence is MGQTLYDKIWESHRISENSDSESILYVDRHILHEVTSAQAFEGLRNKNRSVRRTDLTFGVVDHNVSTRDRKNRDAAGPVSRLQIDTMEKNCKDFGIRLFGPEDPDQGIVHVLGPELGFTVPGSIIVCGDSHTATHGAFGALAFGIGTSEVEHVLATQTLKQAKTKSMLVRFIGKPGFGITAKDVILELISKIGTSGGRGFTMEYKGEWIESLSMEGRMTICNMSIEAGARASLIAPDRITFDYLKDRRLIPKGKSFDQAVEYWKTFFTDKDAVYDKLIELDISKIEPQVTWGTNPSQSLSVEDVIPNPEEFEDMRAKETAWNALEYMGLKPGTRISEIKIDKVFIGSCTNSRIEDLRSAAEVAKGKKVHPGVQALVVPGSGSVKRQAESEGLDKIFKEAGFEWREPGCSLCLAMNDDVLKPGERCASTSNRNFEGRQGRGGRTHLVSPSMAAAAAVTGKFSDVRKLA